Proteins co-encoded in one Gleimia hominis genomic window:
- the gnpA gene encoding 1,3-beta-galactosyl-N-acetylhexosamine phosphorylase, giving the protein MSQGRLTLPIETGIDEQIRELAQRLQPDAVRNSDGTELPAIAHELVDKVYSTYFPARGDNEWADKLPGQRVCQYLMSEPVTAQTSDPLKIDVMEGYFAWQFAPDLDCDRAKYWQVIDRTTGQTLPVDAWSLEFSEVQYPDAAKLAAKPGPKDSESKSAIVTIHKPQRYHVYTVNFLARQIWDSTQMYNYLTNDWALDPKRRRDRTYDVEYPQVWAHVKESLAQWLDAHPEVDVVRFTTFFYHFTLVFDDRARERYVDWFGYSASVSIPALEAFEQRYGYALTPEDFVDAGFYNSPFRIPSAHYRDWMEFTGERVREKTAQLVKMVHAQGKEAMMFLGDNWIGTEPYSEDFEQVGLDAVVGSVGNAATCRMISDIPGVRYREGRLLPYFFPDVFNDEGDPVGEARASWRAARRAIIRKPLERIGYGGYLSLALKYPEFVDEVERIVTQFRQLHDKTGGRAPAASRVRVGVLNAWGSLRSWQTHMVAHALPYRRTDAYVGVIEALAGLPFDVRFVSFDEVKAGALQDLDVIINAGSAGTAFSGGEYWADPELLTRVREFVARGGGFIGVGEPSALPESQTRSCGNVFALDDVLGLDIERDFGLSRHLYTQVTADHFVTRDLTERFDAGPAVEGVFATRGGAEVLDSPEGGVSLAVHEYGAGRAVYFSGLPYSVTNARLLHRALYWAGGCEEAFERDWTCDNPAIEVAYYPNVSLLAVSNITDQPQEGVIHGEGQTLSVQLGADDLVWLECE; this is encoded by the coding sequence ATGAGCCAAGGACGTCTTACCCTACCGATCGAAACCGGAATCGACGAGCAAATTCGCGAACTTGCGCAGCGGTTACAACCCGACGCAGTCCGAAACTCTGATGGGACGGAACTACCAGCAATCGCCCATGAACTCGTAGACAAGGTTTATTCAACGTACTTCCCGGCCCGTGGTGATAACGAGTGGGCCGATAAGCTCCCTGGGCAGCGTGTGTGCCAGTACCTCATGTCAGAACCGGTTACGGCGCAGACGAGCGACCCCCTCAAGATAGACGTAATGGAGGGATACTTTGCCTGGCAATTTGCCCCGGATTTGGACTGTGACCGGGCCAAATACTGGCAGGTTATTGACCGCACAACAGGGCAAACTCTGCCCGTGGACGCGTGGTCGCTCGAGTTCAGTGAAGTGCAGTACCCGGACGCAGCGAAGTTGGCTGCCAAACCCGGTCCGAAAGATTCGGAGTCGAAGTCCGCGATCGTGACGATCCACAAGCCGCAGCGGTACCACGTGTACACGGTGAACTTCCTGGCGCGGCAAATCTGGGATTCCACGCAGATGTACAACTACCTCACGAACGATTGGGCGTTGGACCCGAAGCGGCGTCGGGACCGCACGTACGACGTCGAATACCCGCAGGTGTGGGCCCACGTGAAGGAGTCGCTTGCGCAGTGGCTGGATGCCCATCCCGAGGTGGACGTAGTGCGTTTTACCACCTTCTTCTACCACTTCACCCTCGTGTTCGACGATCGTGCGCGCGAACGGTACGTGGATTGGTTCGGTTATTCCGCGAGCGTATCGATTCCCGCGCTGGAGGCGTTTGAACAGCGGTACGGTTACGCGTTGACCCCGGAAGATTTCGTTGACGCCGGTTTTTACAACTCGCCTTTCCGGATTCCGTCTGCGCACTACCGCGATTGGATGGAGTTTACGGGTGAGCGGGTACGCGAAAAAACCGCGCAGCTGGTGAAGATGGTGCATGCCCAGGGGAAGGAAGCAATGATGTTCCTGGGTGACAACTGGATCGGGACTGAGCCGTACAGCGAGGATTTTGAGCAGGTCGGTTTGGACGCGGTGGTTGGTTCCGTGGGGAACGCTGCGACCTGCCGGATGATCAGCGATATTCCCGGGGTGCGTTACCGGGAAGGGCGGTTGCTTCCGTACTTTTTCCCAGATGTTTTTAACGATGAGGGCGATCCTGTGGGGGAGGCGCGCGCTAGTTGGCGAGCTGCTCGGCGCGCGATTATCCGTAAGCCCCTGGAGCGGATTGGATACGGCGGATACCTTTCGCTCGCTCTGAAGTACCCGGAGTTCGTGGACGAGGTGGAGCGGATTGTCACGCAGTTCCGTCAGCTTCACGACAAGACAGGTGGGCGCGCTCCCGCGGCTTCGCGCGTTCGCGTTGGTGTGTTGAACGCGTGGGGGAGTTTGCGTTCTTGGCAGACCCACATGGTTGCGCACGCGCTGCCGTATCGGCGCACAGATGCGTACGTGGGGGTTATTGAGGCGCTGGCAGGTTTGCCGTTTGACGTGCGTTTCGTTTCTTTCGACGAAGTGAAGGCCGGGGCGTTGCAGGACTTGGACGTGATTATTAACGCGGGGTCTGCGGGCACGGCCTTCAGCGGTGGTGAGTACTGGGCGGATCCGGAACTGCTGACACGCGTGCGCGAGTTCGTGGCGCGCGGCGGCGGGTTCATTGGGGTGGGGGAGCCGTCTGCGCTTCCGGAATCTCAGACCCGTTCGTGCGGGAACGTGTTTGCCCTCGATGACGTGTTGGGCTTGGATATTGAACGCGATTTCGGCCTGTCACGCCACTTGTACACGCAGGTTACCGCGGATCATTTCGTCACTCGTGATCTGACTGAACGTTTCGATGCGGGGCCTGCTGTGGAGGGAGTTTTTGCTACTCGCGGTGGGGCTGAGGTGTTGGATAGTCCCGAGGGAGGCGTGTCTCTCGCGGTGCATGAGTACGGTGCTGGTCGAGCTGTGTACTTTAGCGGTTTGCCGTATTCGGTTACGAATGCGCGGTTGCTGCATCGGGCGTTGTATTGGGCCGGTGGTTGCGAGGAGGCGTTTGAACGCGATTGGACCTGTGATAATCCCGCGATTGAGGTAGCCTACTACCCGAATGTGTCCTTGCTCGCTGTTTCGAACATTACTGATCAGCCTCAAGAGGGTGTGATCCACGGTGAGGGGCAGACGCTTTCGGTGCAGCTTGGGGCCGACGACCTAGTTTGGCTGGAATGTGAGTGA
- a CDS encoding ABC transporter substrate-binding protein, whose protein sequence is MAFTHYLEVKMSKSMRTCSGLIAMAAVAALGLGACSSGGNSGDEAKPAKSGEKVEINYMHRLPDGDDMTKVNDVVKKWNDEHPDIQVKAEKWQGQATEMIKKLETDVKADNAPCLAQVGYSETPELYTKGLLKDVTEEANKYKDKFAEGAFNMMKVGDKVVGLPQDTGPLVYYYNADEFKKLGIEVPTTLDEFKEAAKKAAEQDKYIAAFEPDEALNFFAGQAAAAGDTWYSVDGDKWKVDTTGEGAKTVADFWQSMLDDKSVLVMNRWDDSFKNSLTSNKLIGTIGAAWEAALLAGDMEGTDNEGNWKVAQLPDYGEGVMSGPDGGSGIGVTKNCDHPAEAMEFAAWFNTQIEPLVSQGLVVAATGDVKTPEGLSKFFSGQDVFAELAKANEVMSKDFAYIPGFSAVGPEMITAADAAGKGEKKVADIFTAAQDASVKALKNLQLPVAE, encoded by the coding sequence ATGGCTTTCACCCATTACCTGGAGGTAAAGATGAGTAAGAGCATGAGGACGTGCTCCGGATTGATCGCCATGGCGGCAGTCGCGGCCCTAGGGCTGGGAGCGTGCAGCAGTGGTGGCAATAGCGGAGATGAAGCCAAACCGGCTAAATCCGGTGAGAAAGTTGAGATCAACTACATGCACCGTCTGCCCGACGGTGACGACATGACCAAGGTAAATGACGTCGTCAAGAAGTGGAATGACGAGCACCCGGACATTCAGGTTAAGGCCGAGAAGTGGCAGGGCCAAGCAACCGAGATGATCAAGAAGCTCGAGACCGACGTTAAGGCCGACAATGCGCCTTGCTTGGCACAGGTTGGCTACAGTGAAACCCCGGAGCTTTACACCAAGGGCCTGTTGAAAGACGTTACTGAAGAGGCGAATAAGTACAAAGACAAGTTCGCTGAAGGTGCCTTCAACATGATGAAGGTAGGGGACAAGGTTGTGGGCCTGCCTCAGGACACAGGCCCGCTCGTGTACTACTACAACGCGGATGAGTTCAAGAAGCTCGGGATTGAGGTTCCGACCACGCTGGACGAGTTCAAGGAAGCCGCAAAGAAAGCAGCTGAGCAGGATAAGTACATTGCTGCGTTTGAACCCGATGAAGCCCTGAACTTCTTCGCGGGCCAGGCGGCGGCTGCAGGTGACACCTGGTACTCCGTTGACGGCGACAAGTGGAAAGTCGATACGACGGGTGAGGGCGCAAAGACTGTGGCTGACTTCTGGCAGTCCATGCTCGATGACAAGTCCGTGCTCGTGATGAACCGGTGGGATGACAGCTTCAAGAACTCGCTGACGTCTAACAAACTGATCGGTACTATCGGCGCTGCGTGGGAGGCTGCTCTGCTCGCCGGTGACATGGAAGGTACTGACAATGAGGGTAACTGGAAGGTTGCGCAGCTACCGGATTACGGTGAGGGCGTAATGTCCGGTCCCGATGGGGGTTCCGGCATTGGGGTGACGAAGAACTGTGATCACCCTGCGGAGGCAATGGAGTTCGCTGCCTGGTTCAACACTCAGATCGAACCATTGGTCTCTCAGGGCCTTGTGGTAGCGGCAACTGGGGACGTGAAGACCCCGGAGGGGCTGTCGAAGTTCTTTAGTGGCCAAGATGTGTTCGCAGAACTGGCGAAAGCTAACGAGGTAATGTCGAAGGACTTCGCTTACATTCCTGGTTTCAGTGCGGTTGGCCCAGAGATGATCACCGCTGCTGACGCAGCCGGGAAGGGCGAGAAGAAGGTTGCCGATATCTTCACTGCAGCTCAGGATGCGTCTGTGAAGGCGCTCAAGAACTTGCAGCTACCGGTTGCTGAATAG
- a CDS encoding carbohydrate ABC transporter permease translates to MTTSASVGTRARRSSVSTSEQKKNKRKHRPSKRDARVGLAFVAPFAIGFVLVFLIPIAVSIYISFFRTVTEGGDLYGTGESVQQFVGLMNYEYVVTSPQFWRGILRVFIYTCFQVPVMIIAALALALALDSFLVRHVTIYRLGYFLPFAIPGIVAAMIWLYLYSPELSPIVKGLAALGLNVDFLNQNIILASMANMTTWTYTGYNMLIFLAALQAIPKDLSEAARIDGASGWQIVTRIKIPMVRGAALLAVLLSIVGTIQLFNEPTVLAASQTWMGKDYTPMMMAYNTMMGTISPPGDGPASAISIVMAAIAGVLAVVYAVASEKVAK, encoded by the coding sequence ATGACTACGTCCGCATCGGTAGGTACGCGTGCGCGCCGATCATCCGTATCTACATCAGAGCAGAAAAAGAATAAACGTAAGCATCGGCCCAGTAAAAGAGACGCACGAGTAGGTCTGGCGTTCGTAGCTCCATTCGCTATCGGGTTCGTGCTCGTTTTCCTGATTCCTATTGCCGTTTCGATTTATATCAGTTTTTTCCGCACGGTAACTGAAGGTGGCGACCTGTACGGCACTGGTGAGTCCGTCCAGCAGTTCGTTGGTTTAATGAACTACGAGTACGTGGTGACGAGCCCACAGTTCTGGCGGGGGATCTTGCGGGTTTTCATTTACACGTGTTTCCAAGTGCCCGTCATGATTATCGCGGCGCTCGCTTTGGCGTTGGCCTTGGATTCATTCTTGGTTCGACACGTTACTATTTACCGCCTTGGCTACTTCCTTCCGTTTGCGATTCCGGGGATCGTAGCTGCAATGATTTGGCTGTACCTGTATTCGCCAGAGCTTTCTCCAATCGTTAAGGGTCTTGCCGCTTTAGGTTTGAACGTTGATTTCCTTAATCAGAATATTATTTTGGCGTCTATGGCAAATATGACCACGTGGACTTACACGGGTTATAACATGCTTATTTTCTTAGCGGCATTGCAGGCGATTCCAAAAGATTTGTCTGAGGCAGCCCGCATTGACGGGGCAAGCGGTTGGCAGATTGTTACGCGCATTAAGATCCCGATGGTGCGCGGTGCTGCACTACTGGCAGTGCTGTTGTCGATAGTTGGGACTATTCAGCTGTTTAATGAACCTACCGTGTTGGCGGCGTCGCAAACGTGGATGGGTAAGGACTATACGCCGATGATGATGGCGTACAACACGATGATGGGGACGATCAGCCCGCCGGGTGATGGGCCGGCATCCGCGATTTCTATTGTGATGGCCGCGATCGCGGGGGTACTCGCGGTGGTT